A DNA window from Hevea brasiliensis isolate MT/VB/25A 57/8 chromosome 2, ASM3005281v1, whole genome shotgun sequence contains the following coding sequences:
- the LOC110644879 gene encoding zinc finger protein 11-like produces the protein MERTCFGSEGDNSSGFLWPQRNYTCSFCKRQFNSAQALGGHMNVHRRDRAMLIQLPSWVFECPNPNPNFSSSTSLSLSSSRSTSAKLLSYPCTPHHSLLSPSFTSFSSSPSYQDKKSTALECPQRESSTPLSEDLKKKKKKKSMRAVVEVEEFNKGFAQKYELEVLKKSEVISLDLEIGCKDPKEVLDLELRLGCF, from the coding sequence ATGGAGAGGACTTGCTTCGGCAGTGAAGGAGACAATTCAAGTGGTTTTTTATGGCCTCAAAGAAACTACACATGTAGCTTTTGCAAGAGGCAATTCAACTCAGCTCAAGCTCTTGGAGGTCACATGAACGTCCATAGGAGAGATAGAGCCATGTTGATACAGCTACCTTCATGGGTTTTtgaatgtccaaaccctaaccctaatttttCTTCCTCTACATCTTTATCTTTATCTTCATCTCGCAGTACTTCAGCTAAGTTGTTGTCATACCCTTGTACTCCTCACCATTCCTTGCTCTCCCCATCCTTCACTTCTTTCTCCTCATCACCGTCTTACCAGGATAAGAAATCCACTGCACTTGAATGTCCTCAACGTGAGTCTTCTACTCCTTTGAGTGAAGatttaaagaagaagaagaagaagaagagcatgaGAGCTGTGGTTGAGGTTGAAGAATTCAACAAGGGTTTTGCACAGAAATATGAGcttgaggttttgaagaaaagtgaagttataaGCTTGGACTTGGAGATAGGTTGTAAAGATCCAAAGGAGGTTTTGGATTTGGAACTTCGGCTCGGTTGTTTCTAG